One genomic region from Gemmatimonadota bacterium encodes:
- the cdd gene encoding cytidine deaminase, whose translation MSTKSLRNVAEDARRNAYAPYSHFHVGAALRSSAGNVYGGANVENASFGVGICAERSALVAAVTAGERNFAELVLVSDATEPAAPCGVCRQALSEFAPALRIVSHGMNGQTAEWSLADLLPHQFKLDEPNRFTE comes from the coding sequence TTGAGCACAAAGTCTCTCAGGAATGTCGCGGAGGACGCGCGCCGGAACGCATACGCGCCCTACTCGCATTTTCACGTCGGTGCAGCTCTCCGGAGCAGCGCTGGAAACGTGTATGGCGGGGCGAACGTCGAGAACGCCTCCTTTGGTGTAGGGATCTGCGCCGAGCGATCGGCACTCGTCGCGGCAGTCACAGCAGGCGAGCGCAATTTTGCTGAACTGGTGCTGGTGAGCGACGCCACGGAGCCGGCTGCGCCGTGTGGCGTGTGCCGGCAGGCGCTGTCGGAGTTTGCTCCGGCGCTACGTATAGTGAGCCACGGGATGAACGGGCAGACCGCCGAATGGTCGCTCGCGGATCTTCTTCCGCACCAGTTCAAGCTGGATGAACCGAACCGATTTACGGAGTGA
- a CDS encoding phosphopentomutase encodes MARRAAIIVLDGVGIGEAPDSAAYGDAGSDTLGHVIEEMAPERLENLHEAGLGNIRPINGLGPVPQPAAAVGVMSPRAAGKDSTTGHWEIAGVTVRVPFPTYPAGFPAPLLAEFSSRTGRRVIGNVVGSGTDVIARFGEEQLRSGAWIVYTSADSVFQIAAHEAVVPLAELYAGCEAARALLVEPNNVSRVIARPFVGEPGAFSRTANRRDFSVQPPSETLLDALAAAGIERSGVGKVDDLFAGRSIKSRHTSGNAEGIRLIQQWLGSTADTGFLFANLVDFDQLYGHRNNVPGFFGALREFDAALPALRRALREEDLLFITADHGNDPTTASTDHARENVPVLVFGSAVRTGNTIGHRATFADLGATVAEWFGLEFRGAGTSFLMQVLR; translated from the coding sequence ATGGCGCGACGCGCGGCGATAATCGTCCTCGACGGGGTCGGCATCGGTGAGGCTCCGGACTCGGCGGCTTACGGTGATGCCGGCAGCGATACGCTTGGGCACGTGATCGAAGAGATGGCCCCGGAACGACTTGAGAACCTACATGAGGCCGGCTTGGGTAACATCCGCCCCATAAACGGGTTAGGACCAGTCCCTCAACCTGCTGCCGCCGTGGGCGTCATGTCGCCGAGAGCTGCGGGAAAGGACAGCACCACTGGCCACTGGGAAATCGCCGGAGTCACGGTCCGGGTGCCGTTCCCGACCTATCCTGCCGGATTCCCGGCGCCGCTGCTCGCGGAGTTCTCAAGCCGCACCGGACGTCGTGTGATCGGGAACGTCGTAGGCAGTGGCACTGATGTGATCGCCAGATTCGGGGAGGAGCAGCTGCGCAGCGGCGCGTGGATCGTGTACACCTCCGCCGATTCGGTCTTCCAGATCGCAGCGCACGAGGCGGTTGTTCCACTGGCCGAGTTGTACGCCGGATGCGAAGCAGCGCGAGCGTTGCTCGTGGAGCCCAACAATGTGTCGCGGGTCATCGCGCGGCCGTTCGTGGGCGAGCCGGGCGCCTTCAGCCGGACAGCCAACAGGCGGGATTTCTCGGTCCAGCCACCGTCGGAGACGCTGCTCGATGCGCTTGCTGCCGCGGGGATCGAGCGGAGCGGGGTCGGCAAGGTCGACGACCTTTTCGCCGGCCGGTCGATCAAGTCCAGGCACACGTCTGGAAACGCCGAAGGAATTCGTTTGATCCAGCAGTGGCTCGGAAGTACGGCCGATACCGGGTTTCTCTTCGCCAACCTTGTAGATTTCGACCAACTTTACGGCCACAGGAACAACGTACCGGGCTTTTTTGGAGCGCTGCGGGAATTCGACGCGGCGCTTCCGGCGCTCAGGCGTGCCCTTCGCGAGGAAGATCTGCTGTTTATCACCGCCGACCACGGCAACGACCCCACAACTGCTTCGACCGACCACGCGCGTGAGAACGTTCCTGTTCTCGTGTTCGGTTCCGCGGTTCGCACGGGCAATACGATCGGGCACCGCGCCACCTTTGCGGATCTCGGCGCAACGGTCGCGGAGTGGTTCGGGCTGGAATTCCGCGGCGCGGGAACTTCGTTTCTGATGCAGGTGCTGCGTTGA
- the alr gene encoding alanine racemase has translation MEETLIYPLPARAWLDVSIAALRQNAAELQRRTGLQLIPMVKANAYGVGVAGVVGALESLAPLAYGVATVREGEQLRKLGIVRPVVVFTPLLAAEYERAATADLTLALGDADSISAWARAGKPYYLAIDTGMNRAGAPWRDVTALRDVVRKSPPVAAFTHFHSAESDSQSAQEQVARFLDAIAKLGVDIPLLHADNSAAAARGVDGRGRWGAIRPGVFLYGVGRGLGLDARHVVSLRARIVDIRWIEPGDTVSYGATYSAKRRERIATASVGYGDGYPRAVSDRATAMLHGRRIPQRGLVTMDMTMFDVTDVPCEVGDVITLIGGDGGAELTVEGMAGLAGMSPYELLTGFAERLDRRYLEG, from the coding sequence GTGGAAGAAACCCTAATATACCCGCTGCCTGCGCGCGCCTGGCTCGACGTGAGCATTGCGGCACTGCGCCAGAATGCCGCCGAGCTGCAGCGTCGGACGGGGCTTCAGCTGATTCCGATGGTGAAGGCGAACGCCTATGGCGTTGGAGTCGCCGGCGTGGTTGGCGCGCTCGAATCACTGGCGCCGCTTGCGTACGGAGTGGCGACGGTCCGTGAAGGCGAACAGCTCCGCAAGCTCGGGATTGTTCGTCCTGTCGTCGTGTTCACTCCGCTGCTCGCCGCGGAGTACGAGCGCGCAGCGACTGCGGATCTCACACTCGCGCTGGGCGACGCTGATTCGATCTCGGCATGGGCACGCGCGGGGAAACCGTACTATCTCGCAATCGATACCGGAATGAACCGCGCCGGCGCGCCCTGGCGTGACGTCACGGCCCTGCGCGATGTCGTGCGCAAGTCCCCGCCGGTTGCCGCATTCACGCACTTTCATTCTGCCGAATCGGACAGCCAGTCCGCACAGGAACAGGTCGCTCGCTTCCTGGATGCGATCGCGAAGCTTGGGGTCGACATCCCGCTACTCCATGCGGATAACAGTGCCGCCGCGGCGCGCGGGGTGGATGGCCGCGGGCGCTGGGGCGCCATACGGCCGGGCGTCTTTCTGTACGGCGTGGGCAGGGGACTGGGACTGGATGCCCGGCACGTCGTGAGTCTGCGCGCCCGCATTGTGGATATCCGGTGGATCGAGCCGGGCGACACGGTCAGCTACGGCGCGACGTACAGCGCAAAGCGCCGAGAGCGGATCGCAACGGCTTCTGTCGGGTATGGCGACGGCTACCCGCGCGCTGTGTCTGATCGTGCGACGGCGATGTTGCACGGAAGGCGGATCCCCCAACGCGGACTGGTAACCATGGACATGACGATGTTCGATGTGACGGACGTGCCATGCGAGGTGGGCGACGTCATCACTCTGATCGGTGGTGACGGCGGGGCGGAGCTCACTGTCGAAGGGATGGCGGGACTGGCCGGAATGTCGCCGTACGAGCTTCTTACCGGGTTTGCCGAGCGGTTGGACCGCCGGTATCTGGAGGGCTGA
- the mazG gene encoding nucleoside triphosphate pyrophosphohydrolase: MSRDVGLDDTLELMRDLRKRCDWDAAQTHETLRPYLIEEAHELDEAIQTENDPLMREELGDVLLQVLFHSVLAEERGAFTFSDVASALITKMKGRHPHLYGEGAKEPWERMKSKRRESLADGLPVALPSLHRAQRLQDRAAGVGFDWPDWHGAAEKVSEELEEARELLEELPERPIGAAPVHDEAHERIAEELGDLLFACVNLCRKAHVHASLALDRANLKFQHRFEQVEQLARERGIVVGQASLAELDALWDEVKSS, from the coding sequence ATGTCACGTGACGTTGGACTGGATGACACGCTGGAGCTGATGCGCGATCTGCGCAAGCGCTGCGACTGGGATGCGGCACAGACGCATGAGACGCTTCGGCCATATCTGATCGAGGAAGCGCACGAGCTGGATGAGGCTATCCAGACGGAGAACGACCCGCTCATGCGCGAGGAACTCGGCGACGTCCTGCTGCAGGTGCTCTTCCATTCCGTGCTTGCGGAGGAGCGGGGCGCATTCACGTTCAGCGACGTCGCGAGCGCACTGATAACCAAGATGAAGGGACGGCATCCACATCTCTACGGCGAGGGCGCGAAGGAGCCATGGGAGCGGATGAAATCGAAACGTCGTGAGTCGCTGGCGGATGGGCTGCCGGTTGCGTTGCCGTCGCTTCATCGCGCGCAGCGATTGCAGGATCGGGCCGCTGGCGTTGGCTTCGACTGGCCCGATTGGCACGGCGCAGCGGAAAAGGTCAGCGAGGAGCTGGAAGAAGCCCGCGAGCTTCTGGAAGAGCTACCCGAGCGTCCAATCGGCGCAGCACCCGTCCATGATGAAGCGCACGAGCGCATCGCCGAAGAGCTCGGCGACCTGCTGTTTGCGTGCGTCAACCTGTGCCGAAAGGCTCACGTCCACGCATCGCTCGCCCTGGACCGCGCGAACCTCAAATTCCAGCACCGGTTCGAGCAGGTCGAGCAGCTCGCGCGCGAGCGTGGTATCGTGGTCGGGCAAGCGTCGCTGGCCGAGCTGGATGCGTTATGGGATGAGGTAAAGAGCAGTTGA
- the asnS gene encoding asparagine--tRNA ligase, which translates to MSSQYQTISSLPHHIGETVRVRGWVAHLRSSGKVAFIVLRDGSGTLQCVVVQKVVGDAAWGTFQSLTIETSVEIDGEVRADARAPGGVEVGVTNMTVLGTSPSDYPIQPKEHGIDFLLDHRHLWLRSPRQVAIGRVRAELEQALNDFFYEREFVRVDTPILTSAIGERSGLFSTEYFDEGNAYLAQTGQLYGEAAAAAFGKIYTFGPTFRAEKSKTRRHLTEFWMLEPEMAFFDSADSMRLQEEMIEYVVRRAVERCVSELALLERDVSRLESIRAPFPRIDYTDAVATLQTKGSEVKWGDDLGAEDESLLVADYDRPIFIVNYPKEAKAFYMKENPADPRTVLCSDMLAPEGYGEIIGGSQREDDYDRMVQRIKDEGLPIEAYDWYLDLRRYGTFVHSGFGLGLERLVAWVCGIPHIREAIAFPRTMYRLRP; encoded by the coding sequence ATGTCATCCCAGTATCAAACGATTTCCAGCCTGCCTCACCACATTGGCGAAACGGTGCGTGTACGCGGCTGGGTAGCTCACCTTCGATCCTCCGGGAAAGTTGCCTTCATCGTCCTGCGTGACGGAAGTGGCACCCTGCAATGCGTCGTTGTTCAGAAAGTAGTAGGCGACGCAGCCTGGGGAACCTTCCAGTCACTTACCATCGAGACTTCGGTCGAGATCGACGGCGAAGTTCGTGCCGACGCGCGGGCACCGGGTGGCGTCGAGGTGGGGGTCACAAATATGACGGTCCTTGGGACGAGCCCGAGCGATTACCCGATTCAGCCCAAGGAGCACGGCATCGATTTCCTGTTGGATCACAGGCACCTTTGGCTGCGCAGTCCGCGACAGGTTGCGATCGGGCGGGTTCGCGCCGAGTTGGAGCAGGCGCTGAACGACTTCTTTTACGAGCGCGAGTTCGTACGTGTGGATACGCCCATTCTGACGAGCGCAATCGGCGAACGAAGCGGGTTGTTCTCGACGGAGTATTTCGACGAGGGCAATGCCTATCTCGCGCAGACCGGCCAGCTCTACGGCGAGGCCGCGGCTGCCGCGTTCGGGAAGATCTACACCTTCGGCCCGACGTTCCGCGCGGAGAAGTCCAAGACCCGGCGTCATCTTACCGAGTTCTGGATGCTCGAGCCGGAGATGGCGTTCTTCGACTCCGCGGACAGCATGCGCTTGCAGGAAGAGATGATCGAGTACGTGGTGCGCCGCGCCGTCGAGCGTTGCGTGAGCGAGCTGGCGCTGCTCGAGCGGGACGTCTCCAGGCTCGAATCGATCCGGGCGCCGTTTCCGCGCATCGACTATACCGACGCGGTTGCCACTCTGCAGACCAAGGGCAGTGAGGTGAAGTGGGGCGATGATCTCGGCGCGGAAGACGAGTCGCTGCTCGTTGCCGACTACGACCGGCCGATCTTCATCGTCAACTACCCCAAGGAAGCCAAGGCCTTCTACATGAAGGAGAACCCGGCAGACCCGCGCACTGTCCTGTGCAGCGACATGCTGGCGCCCGAAGGTTACGGCGAGATCATCGGCGGGTCGCAGCGCGAGGACGACTATGACCGCATGGTGCAGCGGATAAAGGACGAAGGGCTACCGATCGAGGCGTACGACTGGTATCTCGACCTGCGCCGCTACGGGACGTTCGTGCACTCGGGATTCGGACTGGGTCTTGAGCGATTGGTCGCCTGGGTGTGCGGTATTCCGCACATACGCGAGGCAATCGCGTTCCCGCGTACGATGTATCGGTTGCGGCCGTAA
- a CDS encoding HAMP domain-containing sensor histidine kinase produces MMPALTLRRRLAIGTVGIAIVLALPLVVAVRSLERVHKTTLELRNGAFAASLLIGSLRQGTDDLRRAEDALVYVGTPETHDRMMHQISTMRTLADSLDNFSLKSASVNVRLALDSLSVLANEEYERSSAAKHDAAEVISTQWVRPRFAIIEQTIGSSEQVLRERSRDSVNAATDDTAAAERAAITAMIIAILLAGLISLWLIRSITRPVFDLESGMHAVASGDFTRKLSVRPNRQDEFGRLSESYEAMANRLAQLDRLKAEFVSVASHELKTPINVILGYVELLEDGIYGKLQDQQREVCETIAAQARNLTRLVRRLLDVSRFEAGGGALECRQLNLGRFLDTLQSSFSVLAMQRSVHFQVDRSDSLPTEVRWDEDRMSEVVGNLLSNAFKFTPRGGRVELSAEAHNDDVVIEVRDTGAGIPPEQLPRIFQKFYQADNQAKASAKGTGLGLAIAKEIVEAHGGSISATSIAGQGATFRITMPVASDVRRSGQFPIQTIAS; encoded by the coding sequence ATGATGCCTGCGCTTACGCTTCGACGCCGACTTGCCATCGGTACGGTTGGCATCGCGATTGTACTGGCGCTTCCGCTGGTCGTCGCAGTGCGCTCGCTGGAGCGCGTACACAAGACAACTCTTGAACTACGGAACGGCGCTTTCGCGGCGTCGTTGTTGATTGGAAGTCTGCGTCAGGGAACCGACGATCTTCGCCGCGCGGAAGACGCGTTGGTCTACGTCGGGACGCCGGAAACGCACGATCGCATGATGCACCAGATCTCGACCATGCGAACGCTCGCCGACTCGCTGGACAATTTCTCGCTCAAGTCTGCATCGGTCAACGTCAGGCTCGCGCTCGATTCCCTGAGTGTGCTGGCGAACGAGGAGTACGAGCGCTCCAGCGCGGCGAAGCACGACGCGGCGGAAGTCATCTCGACTCAGTGGGTGCGTCCGCGATTCGCGATCATCGAGCAGACGATAGGGTCTTCCGAGCAGGTGTTGCGAGAACGATCGCGCGATAGCGTCAACGCCGCGACCGACGATACCGCCGCCGCGGAGCGCGCGGCGATCACCGCGATGATAATCGCAATTCTGCTGGCGGGTCTCATCAGTCTGTGGCTGATCAGATCGATCACGCGACCGGTGTTCGATCTCGAATCGGGAATGCACGCAGTTGCGAGCGGAGACTTCACGCGCAAGCTCAGCGTCCGGCCCAACAGACAGGATGAGTTCGGACGATTGTCGGAAAGTTACGAAGCGATGGCCAACCGCCTCGCGCAGCTCGACCGGCTGAAGGCCGAGTTCGTCTCGGTTGCGTCGCACGAGCTCAAAACCCCCATCAACGTCATCCTTGGCTACGTCGAGCTGCTGGAAGATGGCATCTACGGAAAGCTGCAGGATCAGCAGCGCGAGGTCTGCGAGACGATCGCCGCCCAGGCGCGCAACCTCACTCGCCTGGTCCGAAGACTGCTCGACGTGAGTCGCTTCGAGGCCGGCGGCGGCGCGCTGGAATGCCGCCAGCTCAATCTCGGGCGGTTCCTGGACACGTTGCAATCATCGTTCAGTGTGCTGGCAATGCAGAGGAGCGTTCACTTCCAGGTGGACAGGTCGGATAGCCTGCCCACGGAAGTCCGCTGGGACGAGGACCGAATGAGCGAGGTCGTGGGCAACCTTCTTTCCAACGCGTTCAAGTTCACGCCGAGGGGCGGTCGAGTGGAGCTGTCAGCCGAGGCGCACAACGACGATGTGGTGATCGAGGTCCGAGATACCGGGGCGGGAATCCCTCCCGAGCAGCTACCGCGTATCTTTCAGAAGTTCTATCAGGCGGACAATCAGGCAAAGGCTTCTGCAAAGGGCACCGGATTGGGGCTCGCTATCGCGAAGGAAATTGTAGAAGCACACGGAGGAAGCATTTCAGCAACCAGCATCGCGGGCCAGGGCGCGACATTCCGGATCACGATGCCGGTAGCGTCCGACGTTCGCAGGAGCGGGCAGTTCCCGATCCAGACGATCGCTTCATGA
- the recG gene encoding ATP-dependent DNA helicase RecG, producing MARSGAPSPMSGRMRLDTPINFLKGVGPARAESLRKLGIITAGDLLWHVPRRYEDASTVRHISSLEPGMDATVIGRVISKGVIPTRKGLRIFQAVVRDDSGIIEVAWPGQPFLDRVIHKDDTLLLSGPVRFFHGRQLAPREYVNLGPDENPTSGGRVLSVYPATEGISFKVLRSLIDAHLDALLPLVEDELSPQLLGRAHVVGLADAFRMVHRPASIAEAERGRERLAFDELFFVQLLQRRANRLARDERGGIRFENHRKLTSALREQLPYTLTNAQVHALREIVADMCSPRRMHRLLQGDVGSGKTIVALFAALLAVENGYQAALMAPTELLAEQHLRTFTTLLAPLGIEPLLLTGSLGARERKAVLARMASAEPVIVVGTHALVQQSAQFARLGFVAIDEQHRFGVEQREAIAGKGEAPDTLLMSATPIPRSLALTTYGDLDVSTLDERPAGRLPITTVSRAESARGRVFAFLRHQIEAGRQAYIVYPVIEESEKTDLKAATVMFDQLSASVFADRRMALLHGRVPSEERDRVMRAFRDGEIDILVATTVIEVGIDVPNATVMLIEHPERFGLSQLHQLRGRVGRGAEAAYCILLGDVGEESAERLAIFTGTDDGFEIARQDLRLRGMGDLFGQRQSGEAMFQIADPLRDEALNLIAREEAERVLGADPELVAPEHAGIKRVLTARYSRALELFRVG from the coding sequence ATGGCGCGAAGCGGCGCGCCATCGCCGATGTCCGGGCGAATGCGGCTCGATACGCCGATCAATTTCCTCAAGGGTGTCGGGCCAGCGCGTGCGGAGTCGCTGCGCAAGCTCGGCATCATCACGGCCGGCGACCTGTTGTGGCACGTGCCCCGCCGGTACGAAGATGCAAGCACGGTAAGGCACATCTCGTCACTCGAGCCCGGAATGGACGCGACGGTAATCGGCCGCGTGATCTCCAAGGGCGTGATACCGACGCGCAAGGGATTGCGCATATTCCAGGCTGTCGTGCGCGACGACAGCGGCATCATCGAAGTGGCGTGGCCGGGCCAGCCATTTCTCGATCGTGTCATACACAAGGACGACACGTTGTTGTTGAGCGGGCCGGTGCGCTTCTTTCACGGGCGTCAGCTCGCACCGCGCGAATACGTCAATCTCGGTCCCGACGAGAACCCGACCAGTGGTGGACGCGTGTTGTCGGTCTATCCGGCAACCGAGGGAATCTCGTTCAAGGTTCTGCGCTCACTCATCGACGCCCACCTGGACGCACTGCTGCCCCTCGTGGAAGACGAGCTGTCGCCGCAACTACTCGGCCGCGCACATGTCGTCGGACTGGCGGATGCATTTCGCATGGTGCATCGGCCCGCATCGATCGCCGAGGCTGAGCGCGGGCGCGAGCGTCTTGCATTCGATGAGCTGTTCTTCGTGCAGTTGCTGCAGCGCCGCGCGAACCGGTTGGCGCGGGACGAGCGAGGCGGCATCCGATTCGAAAACCATCGCAAGCTCACATCGGCGTTGCGCGAACAGCTGCCCTACACGCTCACGAATGCACAGGTGCACGCGTTGCGCGAGATAGTTGCGGACATGTGCAGTCCGCGGCGCATGCACCGTCTGCTGCAGGGCGACGTGGGAAGCGGCAAGACCATAGTCGCGCTGTTCGCGGCACTCCTGGCCGTTGAAAACGGCTACCAGGCCGCTCTCATGGCGCCAACCGAGTTGCTTGCCGAACAACATCTGCGCACTTTCACGACGCTGCTCGCACCGCTCGGTATCGAACCGCTGTTGCTGACGGGAAGCCTGGGTGCGCGCGAAAGGAAGGCAGTTCTCGCACGCATGGCGAGTGCGGAGCCGGTCATCGTTGTCGGCACACACGCGCTGGTGCAGCAGAGCGCGCAGTTCGCACGACTGGGCTTCGTTGCGATAGACGAACAGCACCGATTCGGTGTCGAGCAGCGTGAAGCAATCGCGGGGAAGGGCGAAGCGCCGGATACGCTCTTAATGAGCGCGACTCCGATTCCGCGCTCCTTGGCGCTCACGACTTACGGCGACCTGGATGTGAGTACACTCGACGAGCGACCGGCGGGCAGGTTGCCGATCACAACGGTGTCGCGTGCGGAATCGGCGCGCGGCCGCGTGTTCGCGTTCCTGAGGCACCAGATCGAGGCCGGCCGCCAGGCCTACATCGTCTATCCCGTGATCGAGGAGTCGGAGAAGACCGATCTGAAGGCGGCGACCGTAATGTTCGATCAGCTGTCTGCGTCGGTGTTCGCGGATCGCCGAATGGCACTCCTTCACGGGCGTGTTCCATCCGAGGAGCGCGATCGCGTGATGCGTGCGTTTCGTGATGGCGAGATCGATATTCTCGTTGCGACCACGGTCATCGAAGTCGGCATCGACGTGCCGAACGCCACAGTGATGCTGATCGAGCATCCCGAGCGATTCGGTCTGTCGCAACTGCATCAGCTGCGCGGACGCGTCGGTCGCGGAGCGGAGGCTGCGTACTGCATCCTGCTCGGCGACGTGGGAGAGGAGTCCGCCGAGCGCCTGGCGATCTTCACGGGGACCGATGACGGTTTCGAGATCGCGCGACAGGATCTCAGATTGCGCGGCATGGGCGATCTATTCGGACAGCGTCAGAGCGGCGAAGCGATGTTTCAGATCGCCGATCCGCTCCGTGACGAAGCTCTGAACCTCATCGCGCGCGAAGAAGCGGAGCGTGTGCTCGGCGCAGACCCGGAACTCGTCGCGCCGGAGCACGCCGGAATCAAGCGCGTATTGACGGCACGGTATTCACGGGCGCTGGAGTTGTTCAGGGTGGGGTGA
- the ftsY gene encoding signal recognition particle-docking protein FtsY: protein MAFLSRKEGDVPRRSLWQRIKDVALTDVAVIARGGVDKGSLEQVEEILLQSDFGVPVTLRLVDEISRQAQRGQVRTSDEFKTALSKGIENALRAGNADPALRAAESKPLVMLIVGVNGAGKTTFIGKISSALRAEGKTVLVGAADTFRAGAIDQLRVWAERTGAEFVGGPERSDPASVAYNAVEAGITRGVDVVIVDTAGRLHTSDSLMEELRKVNRVIAKRLPGAPHETLLVLDGTIGQNAVSQAKTFAASVPLTGLVVTKLDGTARGGVVVAVHEAIDVPVKFVGVGEKASDLVAFDAARFSREVVGD, encoded by the coding sequence ATGGCATTTCTGTCTCGTAAGGAAGGCGACGTCCCCAGGCGGTCGCTGTGGCAACGGATCAAGGACGTTGCCCTCACCGACGTCGCGGTCATCGCGAGAGGCGGGGTGGACAAGGGGTCGCTCGAGCAGGTCGAGGAGATCCTGCTTCAGTCGGACTTCGGTGTGCCCGTAACGCTGCGGCTCGTCGATGAGATATCCCGCCAGGCACAGCGCGGTCAGGTCAGGACGAGCGACGAGTTCAAGACGGCGCTCAGCAAGGGCATCGAGAACGCGCTCCGCGCCGGCAACGCAGACCCGGCACTTCGCGCCGCGGAAAGCAAGCCGCTGGTGATGCTGATCGTCGGTGTGAATGGTGCGGGGAAGACGACATTCATCGGAAAGATCTCCAGCGCGTTGCGTGCAGAGGGCAAGACAGTGCTCGTGGGAGCGGCTGACACCTTCCGGGCGGGCGCGATCGATCAGCTGCGTGTGTGGGCGGAGAGAACCGGAGCAGAGTTTGTCGGCGGCCCGGAGCGATCGGATCCGGCGTCGGTTGCATACAACGCGGTGGAAGCCGGCATCACGCGTGGCGTAGACGTCGTCATCGTGGATACCGCCGGACGGCTGCACACGAGCGACAGTCTGATGGAGGAACTGCGCAAGGTGAATCGCGTCATTGCAAAGCGGCTTCCCGGTGCGCCGCACGAAACACTGCTTGTTCTGGATGGCACTATCGGACAGAACGCGGTGAGCCAGGCGAAGACATTCGCGGCGTCGGTTCCGCTTACCGGTCTTGTGGTCACGAAGCTCGATGGCACCGCGCGCGGTGGAGTGGTCGTCGCGGTCCATGAAGCGATCGACGTGCCGGTGAAATTCGTCGGTGTCGGTGAGAAGGCGAGCGATCTGGTTGCATTCGACGCGGCGCGTTTTTCTCGCGAGGTTGTAGGCGACTGA
- a CDS encoding M23 family metallopeptidase has protein sequence MKEVAARAGTYGIIGLMAWVAILFTPPVASSAPVTDPAALAATNRAIAATAVATLDPVIVTTPASSVPEISFKPVVVEAALLPGVDTVALNGTIHSSLSASLAHVGQGELPAAQRRSIAWNLADIFEHRVDMSRDLDDGDTFHVLVERLQKPNGKVIVNKILGAKLSLGDEIIEAIHFKSNSSGSEWFDGHGKSLTSTFLRTPVNFRRISSVFGLREHPIFGTWRNHTGTDYAAAMGTPVHAIGDGVVVTAARVGGYGNMIDIRHGNGMVSRYGHMSRFARGIHSGTHVKMGETIGYVGMTGWATGPHLHFEIRVNGVARDPKLALKGQNGATLSGSETALFNEIRAHTLAVMAHSSEPKQVAMR, from the coding sequence TTGAAGGAAGTAGCAGCGCGCGCCGGCACATATGGAATAATCGGGTTGATGGCATGGGTGGCAATTCTCTTCACGCCACCTGTAGCCTCGTCCGCGCCGGTCACAGATCCCGCCGCGCTTGCCGCGACAAACAGGGCGATTGCCGCAACCGCGGTGGCAACGCTCGATCCGGTTATTGTTACAACCCCGGCTTCATCTGTCCCTGAGATCAGCTTCAAACCCGTCGTTGTCGAAGCCGCACTCCTCCCGGGCGTGGACACCGTCGCACTGAACGGCACCATTCATTCATCACTCTCCGCGTCGCTCGCGCACGTCGGGCAGGGTGAGCTGCCAGCTGCGCAACGCCGCTCGATCGCATGGAATCTCGCCGACATCTTCGAGCACCGCGTTGACATGTCCCGCGATCTTGACGACGGCGACACGTTCCACGTGCTCGTGGAGCGCTTGCAGAAGCCAAACGGGAAGGTGATCGTCAACAAGATTCTCGGTGCCAAGCTCTCACTCGGCGACGAGATCATCGAAGCGATTCACTTCAAGAGCAACAGCTCCGGCAGCGAATGGTTCGACGGACACGGCAAGTCATTGACGTCGACTTTCCTGCGCACACCGGTAAACTTCCGCCGTATATCATCGGTGTTCGGATTGCGCGAGCATCCGATCTTCGGAACGTGGCGCAATCACACCGGCACCGACTACGCAGCCGCGATGGGAACGCCTGTGCACGCGATCGGTGACGGCGTCGTGGTCACGGCAGCACGGGTCGGTGGCTATGGGAACATGATCGACATCCGTCACGGCAACGGCATGGTCAGCCGCTACGGACACATGAGCAGATTCGCGCGTGGAATTCATTCCGGCACGCACGTGAAAATGGGCGAGACTATCGGTTACGTCGGCATGACGGGTTGGGCAACCGGTCCGCATCTTCACTTCGAGATTCGTGTCAATGGAGTCGCGCGCGACCCCAAGCTCGCCCTCAAAGGGCAGAACGGTGCTACGCTCAGCGGCTCGGAGACTGCGCTGTTCAACGAGATCCGCGCGCATACACTCGCAGTCATGGCGCACTCGAGCGAGCCCAAGCAAGTCGCGATGCGCTGA